Part of the Anaerobranca gottschalkii DSM 13577 genome is shown below.
AAAGTTTAAAATTTGACAAAAAAATATCCTTGTATTTACTGGTATTACAAGGTTTTTTGATTTGTTATTTAGTTTTTTGGTGAAAAACTCGGGAAAACACTTGTTCGGTCAATAGTTTTGTGAAAAAAGATTTCAAATCTCCAGATCTTCTTTATAGCTAGCAAAAAACAGAACTAACGTTTGCATTTATGGAATATTATGTTATAATAAATTAAAAGGAGTTGGGAGGTTTTATAATGGAATTATATGAATTAACTGATAGACAAAAAGATATATTGGAATTTATACAGTCTCAAGTTAGATTAAAAGGATATCCTCCTTCTGTTAGGGAAATAGGTCTGGCCGTTGGTTTAAAATCTAGTTCTACAGTCCATGCCCATCTAGCTAAATTAGAAGAATTAGGATATATTAGACGAGATCCTACAAAACCAAGGGCTATAGAATTACTATATGGCCAAGATGATACTATTATCTCAAGTCCAGGGGTGATTCAAGTTCCAGTAGTAGGAAAAGTAACTGCTGGGTTACCTATACTAGCTCAAGAGAATATTGAAGAATATTTTCCTGTCCCTGAAAATTTCATTAAAGGTTCTTACAAGACCTTTATGTTATCGGTTATTGGTGATAGTATGGTCAATGTTGGAATATTTAATGGTGATCTAGTTCTTGTTCAACAAACTAATCATGCTAATAATGGAGATATTGTTGTAGCTTTAATTGAAGATGAGGCGACAATTAAAAGATTTTATAAAGAAAAAGATTGCATTAGACTGCAACCTGAAAATGAACATTACGATCCTATTTTAGTTAAAAATCCTTTAATATTAGGTAAAGTAATAGGTTTATTTAGGAGTCTTTAGTTACAAAACCTTTGTATTCAAAGGGAAAATTGTATTTTCTATCTTCTACCCAATCCTCTACCATTTTCTTAAAATATTTAATATGATTTAACTCTTCTACCAAAAAATTAGCTAAGTCAATGTAATCATATTCTGCATGAATTAAGTAACTATCTTCCCTGTCATCTACTAATCTTTTTAAAGTCCAATCCCATTGATGTACTTTTATTTCAATGGTGGTTGGATTTTTTAATTTAAATTCTATCTTAATTTTTCTAGTTCTATATGGATTGTTTTTTTCTATGGAGAAACTCTTAACTCGGGTTAATAATTTTTTAGTCAAAATAATCCCTCCTTTATAACATTGTATTCAGGAGGAATTATTTTCTGACATAAAAATCTATAATTTTTAAGAGGCTAATGTTTTCTTATTTAATATTTATTACATTATCAAAGGCTTTCGCTATAGCAATTTTTCCGTGTTGATAAGTTAAAGCTCCTTGTACATAACCTATATACGGCTCTCTAATGGGGGCATCTGCACTTAGCTCTATAGAAGCCCCTTGTATAAAAGTACCTGCTGCCATAATCACAGGGTTTTGATATCCAGGTAACTGGTCCGGAATTGGTGTAGAATAGGAATCAATTGGTGAATTGTGTTGAATTTCTTGACAAAATTTAATTAATTTATCTTCATTATAAAAAATGATAGCTTGCACAATATCTGTTCTCTTAGCATCAAACTTCGGATGAACATCAAAACCTAATTTTTCAGCTAAATATGCTGTTAATATTGAAACTTTTAATGAATCAGCTACTACTTTGGGAGCGATGAATAAACCTTGATAAAATGGTAGGTTGACATTTAAGGTTGCCCCTACTTCTTTGCCTAGACCCGGTGCCGTTAGTTGTTCTGCCACCTTTTTAATTAACTCTTCTTTACCAACAACATATCCCCCAGTATAAGCTAATCCCCCGCCGGGATTTTTAATTAAACTACCGGTAATAATATCTGCACCAACATCAGTTGGCTCCAGTTCTTCAGTAAATTCACCATAACAATTATCAACAAATATAATTATTTCAGAATTAATTCCTTTTACCCTTTGAATTATTTCTGCCATTTCAGCTATAGTAATAGATTTATTTAGGGAGTATCCTTTGGATCTTTGAATAGCAACTACTTTAGTATTAGGTGTAATCTCCTTTGTTATTCCTTCAAAGTCTAGATCACCATTAGGCAAAAAATCTACGTGGCTATATTCAACCCCTTTTGCAATAAGTGATTGAGGATGCTCGATAATCCCTATAGTTTTTTCTAAGGTATCATAAGGTTTACCTGTTACATATAGTAGTTTATCACCGGGATTTAGTAAAGCGAATAAGCATGTTGAGATACAATGGGTTCCAGATACGAATTGTTGCCTAACCAAAGCCCCTTCTGTGTTGAAAATACTGGCATAGACGTTATCTAGACCTTCCCTGCCTAAATCCCCATATCCATATCCGGTACTACCCCAAAGATGACCTTCAGATATTTTATTGTCTTGAAAAGCTTTAAGAACTTTAAATTGATTATTTTCGGCGATTTCATCAATTTTTTTAAAAATATACCTAAGATCTTCTTCACTTTTATTTAGTAATTCCTTTAATTTATTGCTTTGTAAAAGTTCTGTCCAATGTTTCATTTTTTGATTACTACCTCCAAATAATTTATACCTAATTATACCATAATTAGAGTATTGATCACTAGATTATTATGGTTTTTTAAAGAAAATATATTATGGTTCATAATTTTTTTACATATTGGTTGCAAATAGGACATTGGGAAAATATATTTGCCTTCATTCTTAAGACTGTTTTACTTTCTTGATAACCAATTTTTTCACCTTGTGCTTTACCAATCCTTCTACCCAAAGCATAACCTAATAAAAAAATGGTATTAACGCTTATAAAGATTATAATTATCTTTTCGAACATATAACCGCCCCCTGTAAATAAAATATGTTTGGATTACAGAGTATGCAATTACAGACATAAAGGCATACTGATAATCAAAATAGAACAATAAAAGAAGTAAATTAAGAGTTACTATTCCCACTTCTACAAAGCCAAATTTTTTAGCTAGATTATTCCCAAACTCATCGATCTTATAGTCTAATAAATCATCAGAGAGATTGATAAATAACATTAAGATTATATAGTATAAAAAGGTTTTAAATCCGAATACCAAAAAACCGACGATTAAAATTATAATACTTTCAAAAATACCGTTTAGATTAAATATATAATGGATTTTAAATTTATCTACCATTCCTATAGCATATGCTGCCCACAAACAGGCTATCGAAA
Proteins encoded:
- the lexA gene encoding transcriptional repressor LexA: MELYELTDRQKDILEFIQSQVRLKGYPPSVREIGLAVGLKSSSTVHAHLAKLEELGYIRRDPTKPRAIELLYGQDDTIISSPGVIQVPVVGKVTAGLPILAQENIEEYFPVPENFIKGSYKTFMLSVIGDSMVNVGIFNGDLVLVQQTNHANNGDIVVALIEDEATIKRFYKEKDCIRLQPENEHYDPILVKNPLILGKVIGLFRSL
- a CDS encoding aminotransferase class I/II-fold pyridoxal phosphate-dependent enzyme — encoded protein: MKHWTELLQSNKLKELLNKSEEDLRYIFKKIDEIAENNQFKVLKAFQDNKISEGHLWGSTGYGYGDLGREGLDNVYASIFNTEGALVRQQFVSGTHCISTCLFALLNPGDKLLYVTGKPYDTLEKTIGIIEHPQSLIAKGVEYSHVDFLPNGDLDFEGITKEITPNTKVVAIQRSKGYSLNKSITIAEMAEIIQRVKGINSEIIIFVDNCYGEFTEELEPTDVGADIITGSLIKNPGGGLAYTGGYVVGKEELIKKVAEQLTAPGLGKEVGATLNVNLPFYQGLFIAPKVVADSLKVSILTAYLAEKLGFDVHPKFDAKRTDIVQAIIFYNEDKLIKFCQEIQHNSPIDSYSTPIPDQLPGYQNPVIMAAGTFIQGASIELSADAPIREPYIGYVQGALTYQHGKIAIAKAFDNVINIK